One window of the Chryseotalea sp. WA131a genome contains the following:
- a CDS encoding ISAs1 family transposase, which yields MRSPNPLRDSNSVFHTSFSPLPDPRRTTKGHFQYPLDEILFLVISAVLSGADGWCPVHVFGKAKLDWLRQYLPYANGIPSHDVLGKVFALIDPVEFNRCFMLWVNSLSKLTDGEVVAIDGKTLCGSASQDRTAFHLVSAYATQNRLCLGQQCVKEKSNEITAIPVLLDMLAIESCVVTVDAMGCQQDIAQKILDKKADYILMVKDNQKSLKQQIEKVFTLEKPSHSHRQTDMGHGRAEKRGCDVISGLRFLDDRSNWPGLQSIVRIRSERAEKKTGKITREARYYISSLRGDAAQFNAKIRQHWAIENNLHWSLDVLFNEDALLMKSGNSVINFSIVNKMALALLDKEKSTKMSKRSKRLTAALDDGYRSLVLKC from the coding sequence ATGCGTAGCCCAAATCCCCTTAGAGATAGCAACTCGGTTTTCCATACATCCTTCAGCCCCTTGCCCGACCCTCGCAGAACCACCAAAGGCCACTTTCAATACCCGCTGGATGAGATTTTGTTTTTAGTGATCTCGGCCGTACTGAGCGGGGCCGATGGCTGGTGCCCCGTACACGTTTTCGGGAAAGCCAAACTGGACTGGTTGCGCCAATACCTTCCCTATGCAAATGGGATACCTTCACACGATGTGTTGGGGAAGGTGTTTGCGTTGATCGACCCCGTTGAGTTCAACCGGTGTTTTATGCTTTGGGTCAATTCCCTGTCCAAACTAACGGACGGGGAAGTGGTTGCCATAGATGGGAAGACGCTTTGTGGATCAGCTTCGCAAGACCGGACAGCTTTTCACCTGGTCTCTGCTTATGCCACCCAAAACAGGCTTTGCCTGGGCCAACAATGTGTGAAGGAAAAGAGCAATGAGATCACCGCCATCCCTGTTTTATTGGACATGCTTGCCATTGAAAGCTGTGTGGTCACTGTGGATGCAATGGGCTGCCAACAGGATATTGCCCAGAAAATCCTCGACAAGAAGGCCGATTATATTTTGATGGTGAAGGACAACCAGAAAAGTCTGAAACAACAGATCGAGAAAGTGTTCACCCTTGAAAAACCTTCCCATTCCCATAGGCAGACAGATATGGGGCATGGGCGTGCAGAAAAAAGGGGATGTGATGTGATCAGTGGGCTGAGGTTTTTAGATGACCGTTCGAATTGGCCGGGGCTTCAAAGTATCGTGCGGATAAGATCAGAACGGGCAGAAAAGAAAACAGGGAAGATCACGCGGGAGGCCCGCTATTATATTTCTTCTTTGCGCGGGGATGCCGCACAGTTCAATGCCAAGATCAGGCAACATTGGGCAATCGAAAACAACCTGCACTGGTCATTGGATGTGCTCTTCAACGAAGATGCCCTGCTGATGAAATCCGGAAACTCGGTTATCAATTTCTCGATTGTCAACAAGATGGCCTTGGCTTTGTTGGACAAAGAAAAATCCACCAAAATGTCCAAACGATCTAAACGGTTGACCGCTGCACTAGATGATGGTTACAGAAGTTTGGTGCTGAAATGTTAA